A DNA window from Porphyromonas gingivalis ATCC 33277 contains the following coding sequences:
- a CDS encoding glycosyltransferase family 2 protein translates to MDKSSNFIPELSIIIPVYNVEDYLHRCVDSILSQDYDAYEIILVDDGSTDSSGSLCDELVRQHKCIRVIHKPNGGLSSARNAGLRVAQGRYIWFIDSDDYIAEKCLDKIMTQIKSDGSEIIFFSHIRSNGVSTFGSPVGKYHPGFYTGMEVLQGHLAYMTAWSYVSSKSLWDENNLLFLEGINFEDFEIWPRLLKTLKKGSFLKSDIPPYIYYVRPGSIMNQSDPNKRLKQIQDYSRIENSWKKSFDLVSPKADSYDMLVLKEGTATLHRFLLGFTLISNLPIRTKLNLYLQYRKKGVFSGYYNGHRRNPYVSFGRLRIFWSIIGRSFILYSFYSIVRDISKKWKK, encoded by the coding sequence ATGGACAAGTCTTCCAATTTCATTCCCGAGTTATCGATCATTATTCCCGTTTATAATGTGGAGGATTATTTGCACCGATGTGTGGATAGTATTCTCTCTCAGGACTATGACGCTTACGAAATCATATTGGTAGATGACGGATCTACCGATAGCAGTGGCTCGCTCTGCGATGAGCTGGTAAGGCAGCATAAGTGTATAAGGGTGATTCATAAGCCCAATGGTGGTCTCAGCAGTGCCAGAAATGCAGGGCTGAGAGTAGCTCAGGGTAGGTATATCTGGTTTATAGATTCCGATGATTATATCGCCGAGAAGTGTTTGGACAAGATTATGACCCAAATTAAATCGGATGGCTCTGAAATAATCTTTTTCTCTCATATCAGAAGTAATGGAGTATCGACTTTCGGCTCCCCTGTTGGCAAGTATCATCCCGGCTTTTACACCGGTATGGAAGTGTTGCAAGGTCACTTAGCCTATATGACTGCCTGGTCTTATGTTTCCTCAAAGTCTTTGTGGGATGAGAACAATCTTTTATTCCTCGAGGGGATAAACTTCGAAGATTTTGAGATATGGCCCAGATTGCTAAAGACCCTGAAGAAGGGTAGTTTCCTAAAATCCGATATACCACCCTACATTTATTACGTTCGTCCCGGAAGCATTATGAATCAATCAGACCCAAATAAAAGGTTAAAACAAATACAAGATTACTCTCGTATCGAAAATTCTTGGAAAAAGTCATTTGATCTGGTTTCTCCCAAGGCTGATAGCTACGATATGCTTGTACTCAAGGAGGGAACAGCGACGCTTCATCGTTTTTTACTGGGGTTTACTCTGATTTCCAATCTTCCTATTCGGACAAAACTGAACTTGTATTTACAGTATAGAAAAAAAGGTGTTTTTTCCGGATATTATAATGGCCATCGTCGCAATCCATACGTTAGCTTTGGAAGATTGAGAATTTTTTGGAGTATTATAGGCCGATCTTTTATCTTATACTCTTTCTATTCCATTGTAAGAGATATTTCGAAGAAGTGGAAAAAGTAA
- the wecC gene encoding UDP-N-acetyl-D-mannosamine dehydrogenase has product MKKACFMGLGYIGLPTAIVTAKSGIEVLGVDINTNIVAKTNSGQLHFVEAGMEELLQEVIQKETFRASTTPEDSDVYLVVVPTPFKANHEPDITCVEAATRSILPLLKKGDLFIIESTSPIGTTEQMADLIYRERPELKDQLYIAYCPERILPGNVIYELEHNDRVIGGLTAEATERAKEFYAHFVKGTLHGTNARTAELCKLTENASRDVQIAFANELSFICDKAGINVWELIELANKHPRVNILQPGSGVGGHCIAVDPYFISSAFPLESKLIAGAREINNYKAFWCAEKISRAIQDFGVKYGRMPVVAMMGLAFKPDIDDLRESPAKYIATRVMQGLNNAEILIVEPNISKHNTFKLTDYRDAYEQADIVAFLTAHTPFKFLEYRTDKVILDFCGVFKK; this is encoded by the coding sequence ATGAAAAAAGCTTGTTTCATGGGCCTGGGGTATATAGGTCTGCCAACGGCAATTGTAACTGCCAAAAGTGGAATAGAAGTATTGGGGGTAGATATAAACACCAATATCGTTGCAAAAACCAATTCAGGACAATTGCACTTTGTGGAAGCAGGTATGGAAGAGCTTTTACAGGAAGTTATACAAAAAGAAACATTCCGTGCTTCTACAACACCGGAGGACAGCGATGTTTATCTGGTTGTGGTGCCTACACCCTTCAAGGCCAATCATGAGCCGGACATTACATGTGTAGAGGCTGCAACAAGATCAATACTTCCCTTGCTCAAGAAGGGCGATTTATTTATTATCGAATCTACCTCTCCGATAGGAACAACAGAGCAGATGGCTGATCTAATCTATCGAGAGCGTCCCGAACTTAAAGACCAATTATATATTGCTTATTGTCCGGAGCGTATCCTTCCCGGTAATGTTATTTATGAACTGGAGCACAACGATCGGGTCATCGGGGGCTTAACCGCAGAAGCGACCGAACGAGCAAAAGAGTTCTATGCTCATTTTGTTAAAGGAACCTTGCATGGAACTAATGCTCGTACAGCAGAACTCTGCAAGCTTACAGAGAATGCTAGCCGAGATGTACAGATCGCGTTTGCCAACGAACTTTCTTTCATTTGTGACAAAGCCGGAATCAATGTGTGGGAACTTATCGAACTGGCCAATAAGCATCCAAGGGTGAATATTCTTCAGCCCGGTAGTGGAGTAGGGGGGCATTGTATTGCGGTGGATCCGTATTTTATCTCTTCGGCTTTCCCTCTGGAGAGTAAACTGATTGCCGGTGCTCGTGAGATTAATAATTACAAGGCTTTTTGGTGTGCCGAGAAGATTAGTAGGGCTATACAGGACTTTGGAGTTAAGTATGGTCGTATGCCAGTGGTAGCCATGATGGGACTTGCTTTTAAACCGGACATCGATGATCTCAGGGAGTCGCCTGCAAAATACATTGCCACTCGAGTAATGCAGGGGTTGAACAATGCCGAGATCTTGATTGTAGAGCCCAACATTTCGAAGCATAATACTTTCAAGCTAACGGACTACCGTGATGCCTATGAGCAGGCAGACATTGTCGCCTTCTTAACGGCTCATACTCCTTTCAAGTTCCTCGAATACCGAACCGACAAAGTCATCCTCGACTTCTGCGGTGTCTTCAAGAAGTAG
- a CDS encoding HU family DNA-binding protein yields MNKTDFIAAVAEKANLTKADAQRAVNAFAEVVTEQMNAGEKIALIGFGTFSVSERAARKGINPKTKKSISIPARKVVRFKPGSTLELK; encoded by the coding sequence ATGAACAAGACAGATTTTATTGCAGCTGTAGCTGAAAAGGCCAACCTCACAAAGGCTGATGCCCAGAGAGCAGTAAATGCATTTGCAGAAGTTGTAACAGAACAGATGAATGCCGGAGAGAAAATCGCTCTCATCGGATTCGGTACTTTCTCAGTGAGCGAGCGTGCTGCTCGCAAAGGCATTAATCCTAAGACGAAAAAATCTATTTCTATCCCTGCCCGTAAGGTTGTTCGTTTCAAACCGGGCTCTACTTTGGAACTCAAGTAA
- a CDS encoding WecB/TagA/CpsF family glycosyltransferase — protein sequence MQQILLGGVEVYPFTSAEELISYVSGHPAILVAINAEKILHATDELKAIYNRNLGYSDGAGAVLALKKKGHQNACKIAGCELWLKIIEQYSREKSFYLVGGKPEVIEETIQKLRADFPRINIVGYRDGYLKGNDDETLIADIAEKKPDVVFVAMGSPKQELLMERMQRVHPEAIYQGLGGSFDVYTGRVERAPEWWIRHNLEFAYRLIKQPSRIKRQIHLVRFLFRVLTNRI from the coding sequence ATGCAGCAGATATTATTAGGGGGAGTGGAGGTGTATCCCTTTACTTCAGCAGAAGAGCTTATTAGCTATGTATCAGGACATCCTGCCATTTTGGTGGCAATCAATGCAGAGAAAATCCTGCATGCAACGGATGAACTGAAGGCTATTTACAATCGTAACCTTGGCTATTCGGACGGAGCAGGTGCTGTGCTTGCTCTCAAAAAGAAGGGCCATCAGAATGCCTGTAAAATAGCCGGTTGCGAGCTTTGGCTTAAGATTATAGAGCAATACAGCCGAGAGAAAAGTTTTTACCTCGTGGGAGGCAAGCCGGAAGTTATTGAAGAGACAATTCAGAAGCTTAGAGCAGATTTCCCCCGGATAAATATAGTGGGATACCGAGATGGCTACCTTAAGGGTAATGATGATGAAACCCTGATTGCAGATATTGCGGAGAAAAAGCCCGATGTGGTTTTCGTCGCTATGGGTTCTCCCAAGCAAGAACTGCTGATGGAGCGTATGCAAAGGGTACATCCTGAGGCTATCTATCAAGGATTAGGTGGTAGCTTCGATGTATATACGGGGCGCGTAGAGCGTGCACCGGAGTGGTGGATTCGCCACAATCTGGAGTTTGCCTATCGCCTTATCAAGCAGCCCAGTCGCATCAAGCGTCAGATACATTTAGTACGATTCCTGTTTAGAGTATTAACCAATAGAATATAA
- a CDS encoding glycosyltransferase family 2 protein — protein sequence MVPRISVIIPVYNAEKFLKHCLDTLLAQTFKDFEVILIDDGSRDRSSNICDAYAYKDTRVHVYHKENGGVSAARQKGLELASGAYIIHVDADDWVAPSYLEVLYEEAVRTNADITICDYIEVYPDKKVYKVQKPTSTSADDFVLDLCTKLHGSCWNKLIKASVIRENKIDFPDGINLREDKLFNLHVALCSSTISYAPKALYYYFCSHLGGSASSQGSLETSMKSYIYGNNLFAHFLSNKSNSALLTAQRRFKYPTIAYLLIYEQDYVSHVSQEISSLSFTYIPDIWATSQISALYRLTLILSTFLPLKFLYSIIKIYKWLTCRKIQG from the coding sequence ATGGTGCCTAGGATATCTGTTATTATACCGGTATACAATGCAGAGAAGTTCTTGAAACATTGTCTTGATACCCTTCTTGCCCAAACATTCAAAGATTTTGAGGTCATCTTGATTGATGACGGTAGTCGAGACCGGAGTTCGAATATTTGTGATGCTTATGCCTATAAAGATACTCGTGTACACGTATATCATAAGGAGAATGGAGGGGTTAGTGCTGCCAGACAAAAAGGTTTGGAATTAGCCTCCGGGGCTTATATAATTCATGTAGATGCAGATGATTGGGTCGCTCCTAGCTACCTGGAAGTATTGTATGAAGAAGCTGTTAGGACAAATGCGGATATAACGATTTGTGACTATATCGAGGTTTATCCGGATAAAAAGGTCTATAAGGTTCAGAAGCCAACGAGTACCTCTGCAGATGATTTTGTTTTGGATCTCTGTACAAAGCTTCATGGGAGTTGCTGGAATAAATTAATCAAGGCTTCTGTAATACGAGAAAATAAGATCGATTTCCCGGATGGGATCAATTTGCGAGAGGATAAGTTATTTAATCTTCATGTAGCCTTATGTTCTTCGACTATTTCTTATGCCCCTAAGGCTTTATATTACTATTTTTGTTCGCATTTAGGAGGTTCGGCATCCTCTCAGGGGTCACTTGAGACTTCTATGAAGTCATATATTTATGGAAATAATCTGTTTGCTCATTTTTTATCAAATAAAAGTAATTCAGCATTGCTTACAGCTCAAAGGCGATTTAAATACCCTACAATTGCCTACCTCCTTATTTATGAGCAAGATTATGTCTCTCATGTCTCTCAAGAGATTTCAAGCCTATCTTTTACTTATATTCCAGACATTTGGGCTACAAGTCAAATCTCTGCACTGTATCGACTTACTCTGATATTGAGTACTTTTCTTCCTCTAAAGTTTCTCTATTCCATTATCAAAATATATAAATGGCTAACTTGTCGCAAAATACAGGGATAG
- a CDS encoding glycoside hydrolase family 88 protein codes for MLASFLKLKTYCEQEGFKGWDPYDGLNSKVFRALPLLKQSALCRLIVIQGFKRCPINLRRLALVPKEYNAKGIGLFLQGYCNLYRLVMQWPELSEQLGSGEKLLCRIKELADLLLELRSPGDYSGACRGYNFDWQARRLFLFPKYTPTVVATNFCATALMEAYEITHEQRYLDVALSAAQFVIKDLHRTAYRDGFLFSYSPLDGNDTVFNASLLGARLLSYCYHYTKDEEYRTLARQTISACCAAQAEDGSWVYGMLPVQSWIDSFHTGYNLDALIAYQELTGDTSFADHIERGLAYYLEHFFEADGTPKYYHDRTYPIDIHCPGQLFVSLARLHRYDEHRKLLDRVMTWTIDNMQDKKGYFYYQMKPGLSSKIPYMRWSNAFMFCAMSYYLLD; via the coding sequence ATGTTAGCATCATTCCTCAAACTTAAAACCTATTGTGAGCAAGAAGGCTTCAAGGGTTGGGATCCGTACGATGGATTGAACTCCAAGGTCTTTCGAGCTTTACCACTGCTCAAGCAATCAGCACTGTGCCGTCTGATTGTTATTCAGGGATTTAAACGTTGCCCAATCAATCTGCGACGTCTCGCCTTAGTCCCCAAGGAGTATAATGCTAAGGGTATCGGACTGTTTTTGCAGGGGTATTGCAATCTTTATCGCCTTGTAATGCAGTGGCCGGAGCTGTCCGAACAGCTCGGTTCGGGCGAGAAGCTGCTTTGTCGGATCAAGGAGCTGGCCGATTTGCTTTTAGAGCTTCGTTCTCCTGGCGACTATAGTGGGGCTTGCAGGGGGTACAATTTCGATTGGCAAGCTCGTCGATTATTCCTTTTTCCCAAATATACGCCGACGGTTGTAGCCACCAATTTCTGTGCTACGGCTCTGATGGAGGCCTACGAAATTACGCATGAGCAGCGCTATCTCGATGTAGCTCTCTCGGCAGCTCAATTTGTGATCAAGGATCTGCATCGTACTGCTTATAGAGATGGTTTCCTGTTTTCGTATAGTCCTCTGGACGGCAACGATACGGTTTTTAATGCTTCTCTGCTTGGAGCGCGTCTCTTGAGCTATTGCTATCATTATACCAAGGATGAAGAGTATCGTACACTGGCGCGTCAAACGATCTCTGCTTGCTGTGCGGCTCAAGCAGAGGATGGTTCGTGGGTCTATGGTATGCTACCCGTGCAGTCATGGATTGATAGCTTCCATACCGGCTACAATTTGGATGCACTGATCGCCTATCAGGAGTTGACGGGGGACACTTCTTTTGCCGACCATATAGAGCGTGGGTTGGCGTACTATTTAGAGCATTTCTTCGAGGCGGACGGTACGCCCAAGTATTATCACGATCGCACTTATCCGATCGACATTCATTGCCCCGGTCAGCTCTTCGTGTCACTGGCCAGACTTCATCGCTATGACGAACATCGTAAATTGCTGGATCGGGTTATGACCTGGACAATCGACAATATGCAGGATAAGAAAGGTTATTTTTACTATCAAATGAAGCCCGGCCTTAGCTCCAAGATTCCTTACATGAGGTGGAGCAATGCCTTTATGTTTTGTGCAATGTCTTATTATTTATTAGACTAA
- a CDS encoding histidinol phosphate phosphatase: MAEKALNYTLHQRKAVAGKFKGQMVQVALPSGRNRVNFRHFCERVAKATTFTHHEVAAVLNYATEIAKDIVSQGDMVEFGDLGVLKPSFKSQQVPVEEKFLAAKHILKPVVTLKPSKEYFTLTNVEYERIEPKPKKGPKDTHKPETPTTGGPSQEDSGGGL, translated from the coding sequence ATGGCAGAGAAAGCATTGAATTACACGCTACATCAGCGAAAAGCTGTTGCCGGAAAGTTCAAGGGGCAGATGGTGCAGGTTGCCTTGCCTTCGGGCAGAAATCGAGTTAACTTTCGTCATTTCTGCGAACGCGTAGCCAAGGCAACTACATTCACCCACCATGAAGTTGCTGCAGTACTTAACTATGCCACAGAAATCGCCAAGGATATTGTTTCGCAGGGCGATATGGTTGAGTTCGGAGATCTCGGAGTCCTTAAGCCTAGCTTCAAAAGTCAACAGGTGCCGGTGGAAGAGAAATTTTTAGCTGCAAAACACATCCTAAAACCCGTTGTGACTCTAAAGCCCTCTAAAGAATACTTTACCTTGACGAATGTAGAGTACGAACGCATCGAACCTAAACCAAAGAAAGGTCCCAAGGATACTCATAAGCCCGAAACACCTACCACGGGAGGACCATCTCAAGAGGACTCAGGGGGAGGCTTGTAA
- a CDS encoding phenylacetate--CoA ligase family protein, with protein sequence MGIADYIKTKLPELPNWFNLILLRANVFGPWVYGSSYRKFFKELRAIDPEKYVIDMTNYAIEHVPYYRKRYGNLSIKSIEEFQQKIAFIDKNEVMQHWDDFCVDGIDWSKCIVGTTGGTSGKPLKIVQPQNRYVQSLAFWHKEMMAYGWNYHTRGVIRNHKLPPDRVYSINPILKEVIFDAFRMTASYAKDVYNTLRRMKVCYLHAYPSAAYQFLKYCYNQNLDLSFLKLCILASEAVTSEQRYFIESQLRVPIYAMYGHSEKLVMAGTCPDCNSYHIEEQYGYWELVNEDNVLIQTEGIKGEIVGTTFYNYYFPLIRYKTGDYTSYKEVHCFDGASGRGVCEIIGHWTRSVIYRADGSETSATALNLHGEVYEHIDGLQYIQKEKGELIVLIIPNALYTDKDESYLQKHFNGAMGVGARVVIQYVQNLIFGENGKFELLISHV encoded by the coding sequence ATGGGAATAGCTGATTATATTAAAACTAAATTGCCTGAGTTGCCTAATTGGTTTAATCTAATCCTACTTAGAGCCAATGTCTTCGGCCCCTGGGTATACGGCTCTTCATACAGAAAGTTTTTCAAAGAACTTAGGGCAATCGATCCAGAGAAATATGTGATAGATATGACCAACTATGCAATAGAACATGTCCCTTATTATCGTAAGAGATATGGTAATCTTAGTATAAAATCGATAGAGGAGTTTCAGCAGAAAATAGCCTTTATCGACAAAAATGAGGTCATGCAGCATTGGGATGACTTTTGTGTGGATGGTATTGATTGGTCTAAATGCATTGTTGGTACGACGGGTGGAACCAGTGGCAAACCTCTAAAGATTGTACAGCCTCAAAATCGCTATGTTCAATCCTTAGCCTTTTGGCACAAAGAAATGATGGCTTATGGCTGGAATTATCATACTCGAGGTGTCATTCGAAATCATAAGCTCCCTCCTGATAGAGTTTATTCGATCAACCCTATATTGAAGGAGGTGATATTTGATGCATTTAGGATGACCGCTTCGTACGCCAAGGATGTTTACAATACCTTACGACGCATGAAGGTTTGTTATTTGCATGCTTATCCATCTGCCGCCTATCAGTTTTTGAAGTACTGCTATAACCAGAATTTAGACCTTTCTTTTTTGAAGTTATGTATCCTGGCTTCTGAAGCTGTAACTTCAGAGCAGAGATATTTTATAGAGTCTCAACTCAGGGTCCCTATATATGCCATGTATGGTCATAGTGAGAAGTTGGTTATGGCCGGAACATGCCCCGATTGCAATAGCTATCATATCGAAGAGCAATATGGTTATTGGGAATTAGTGAATGAGGATAATGTCCTTATCCAGACTGAGGGAATAAAGGGTGAGATTGTAGGGACAACATTCTACAATTATTATTTCCCTCTGATTCGTTACAAAACCGGAGACTACACATCATACAAGGAGGTACACTGTTTTGATGGGGCTTCAGGTCGAGGAGTTTGTGAGATTATAGGGCATTGGACTCGTTCCGTTATTTATCGCGCAGATGGCTCTGAAACTTCGGCAACTGCATTAAACCTACATGGAGAAGTGTATGAGCATATAGATGGGCTACAGTATATACAAAAGGAAAAAGGGGAATTGATCGTTTTGATTATACCCAACGCTCTTTATACAGATAAAGATGAGTCGTATTTGCAGAAACATTTTAACGGTGCAATGGGAGTCGGAGCTCGGGTAGTAATTCAGTATGTTCAGAACCTGATCTTTGGCGAAAACGGAAAGTTTGAGCTGCTGATCAGCCATGTTTAA
- a CDS encoding glycosyltransferase family 4 protein: MDIYDKYIFKDFRFIANSGGGGFRNLRILLVSICRLIKQLLSKREIKIVHIHTASYNSFYRSAIFVSLSKLLGRKVILHIHGGGFKDFYKTNPRLIRKILEIADCLIVLSGSWKNFFESITKKPLIRVVPNPVILPSNEDLGRREHSPLLRLLFLGILDQQKGIYDLLQVLADHKEEFEGRALLNVGGNGDVATFENTVKKMGLEQLVAFHGWVSGDKKKELLLNSDVFILPSYAEGLPMAILEAMAYGLAIVSTTVGAIPEVVNEDNGFLITPGDRQMLADLLVSLVPGISQNFLLEKQRAAKEIAQGYSVENVARCLNRIYYEI, encoded by the coding sequence TTGGATATATATGATAAGTATATATTCAAGGACTTTCGCTTCATCGCAAACTCCGGTGGAGGGGGATTCAGAAACCTCCGGATACTCTTGGTCTCGATATGCCGGCTGATCAAACAATTATTGAGCAAAAGAGAGATTAAGATTGTACATATACATACAGCCTCCTACAATAGCTTCTATCGCTCTGCGATTTTTGTGTCACTCTCCAAACTTCTAGGTCGCAAGGTAATTCTCCATATCCATGGAGGAGGATTTAAGGACTTCTATAAGACTAATCCTAGGCTTATTAGGAAGATTCTGGAGATAGCAGATTGTCTGATTGTTTTGTCAGGGTCGTGGAAGAATTTCTTCGAAAGTATTACTAAGAAGCCACTTATTCGTGTAGTTCCTAATCCTGTGATACTACCGAGCAATGAGGACTTAGGCCGTAGGGAGCATTCTCCTCTTCTTAGGCTTCTTTTCCTTGGCATATTGGATCAACAGAAAGGAATCTATGATTTGCTTCAAGTTCTGGCTGATCATAAGGAAGAGTTTGAGGGCAGAGCCCTGCTTAATGTCGGAGGCAATGGTGATGTCGCTACTTTTGAGAATACTGTCAAGAAGATGGGTTTGGAGCAACTTGTTGCTTTTCATGGCTGGGTATCCGGGGATAAGAAAAAGGAGCTTCTGCTTAACTCAGATGTATTTATTCTGCCCTCGTATGCCGAAGGTCTGCCAATGGCTATCCTCGAGGCGATGGCTTATGGGCTTGCTATCGTTTCGACGACAGTCGGGGCTATTCCGGAGGTCGTGAACGAAGACAATGGTTTTTTGATAACGCCGGGAGATAGGCAGATGCTTGCAGATCTACTTGTCAGTCTCGTTCCCGGAATTTCTCAAAACTTCCTTTTAGAGAAGCAAAGAGCTGCAAAGGAAATAGCCCAAGGGTATTCTGTCGAAAATGTGGCAAGGTGTTTGAACAGAATATATTATGAGATCTAA
- the wecB gene encoding non-hydrolyzing UDP-N-acetylglucosamine 2-epimerase, protein MKKVMLVFGTRPEAIKMAPLVKEFQARANEFDTIVCVTGQHREMLKQVLELFDIKPDYDLEIMKEGQDLYDVTTRVLLGMREVLKKTKPDVVLVHGDTTTSTAAALAAFYQQIPVGHVEAGLRTHNIYSPWPEEMNRQLTGRMATYHFAPTELSRDNLLAEGIATDRIFITGNTVIDALQQVVTRVKGNADLRNEVSRKLLQFGYDVNRLEAGRRLVLITGHRRENFGEGFLNICRAIQTLSKRFSEVDFVYPMHLNPNVRKPIREIFGDNLGGLDNLFFIEPLEYLQFVTLMDRSSIVLTDSGGIQEEAPGLGKPVLVMRDTTERPEAVKAGTVKLVGTDYNQIVDNVEKLLTDNAAYAEMSRANNPYGDGKACSYIADALTRCI, encoded by the coding sequence ATGAAAAAAGTGATGTTGGTCTTCGGGACAAGACCCGAAGCGATCAAAATGGCTCCGCTGGTGAAGGAATTTCAAGCGAGAGCTAATGAGTTTGATACCATTGTCTGTGTGACGGGTCAGCATAGAGAGATGCTCAAGCAAGTGCTGGAGCTATTTGATATCAAGCCCGATTATGACTTGGAGATCATGAAGGAGGGGCAGGATCTCTATGACGTAACTACACGTGTGCTGTTGGGTATGCGTGAAGTACTCAAGAAGACAAAGCCCGATGTAGTACTCGTACACGGCGATACGACTACAAGTACTGCCGCTGCATTGGCTGCCTTCTATCAACAGATTCCGGTAGGACATGTGGAGGCAGGGCTTCGCACGCACAACATTTACAGCCCATGGCCGGAAGAGATGAACCGTCAACTCACCGGAAGGATGGCTACCTATCACTTTGCTCCTACGGAATTGAGTCGGGACAATTTACTTGCAGAAGGAATTGCTACAGATCGTATATTTATTACAGGAAATACAGTAATCGATGCTCTACAACAAGTCGTTACACGAGTTAAGGGTAATGCCGATTTGCGAAATGAAGTGTCTCGAAAGCTACTTCAATTTGGATATGATGTGAATCGTTTAGAGGCTGGGCGTAGACTTGTTCTTATCACAGGGCATCGCAGAGAAAACTTTGGCGAAGGATTCCTTAATATCTGCCGTGCTATTCAAACTCTTAGCAAGCGTTTCTCGGAGGTAGACTTTGTTTATCCCATGCACCTTAACCCCAATGTGCGTAAGCCTATTCGCGAGATCTTCGGCGATAACCTTGGAGGCTTGGATAATCTCTTTTTTATTGAGCCGCTGGAGTACTTGCAGTTTGTTACGCTCATGGATCGTTCGTCCATTGTTCTGACTGATAGTGGAGGTATTCAGGAAGAAGCTCCAGGGTTAGGCAAACCTGTATTGGTAATGCGAGATACTACGGAGCGTCCCGAAGCAGTGAAAGCAGGAACCGTGAAACTTGTAGGGACAGATTACAATCAAATCGTCGACAATGTCGAAAAACTACTGACAGACAACGCCGCATATGCCGAAATGAGCAGAGCCAATAATCCGTACGGTGACGGAAAAGCATGCTCATATATAGCGGATGCTCTTACTCGATGTATTTAG
- a CDS encoding serine O-acetyltransferase: MLNAIYFYRLSHWLYRHHIPILPKLITLLIFLIYNSKIPPQAKIGKGSKFGYGGISVVVHHDSVIGENCSIGQLVTIGGGNSKYPGVPTIGNNVRISCGSIVGGITIGNNVVIGAHTVVNFPVPDNAVVVGNPGRIVRIKESKC; the protein is encoded by the coding sequence ATGCTTAATGCAATTTATTTTTACCGATTGTCTCATTGGCTTTATCGTCATCATATCCCGATATTGCCAAAGTTAATCACATTGCTCATCTTCCTCATTTATAATAGCAAGATACCTCCTCAAGCTAAGATAGGCAAGGGATCTAAGTTTGGCTATGGGGGAATAAGTGTTGTGGTACATCATGACTCGGTGATTGGGGAGAATTGTAGCATTGGGCAGTTAGTTACGATTGGTGGTGGCAATTCTAAATATCCAGGCGTCCCCACTATTGGGAATAATGTAAGGATTAGCTGTGGTAGTATTGTTGGGGGTATTACCATAGGAAATAATGTTGTTATCGGAGCACATACCGTGGTTAATTTCCCTGTCCCGGACAATGCTGTTGTTGTTGGTAATCCTGGTCGTATTGTGCGTATTAAGGAAAGTAAATGTTAG
- a CDS encoding outer membrane beta-barrel protein, with protein MQMRTFRVVAIVSLIFSSWMTLTAQKNSWWVGAHAGREYFNNTSEDMKKGWNTGVVLRYYFSDRIYSLATVNYGFTSSLSPSGYFDELGNSPDARFRRHSILPAVGLGYEFLQGDFYSCYAQGGVGYGMEYNSVSYPQEYDVSVKRFGWLAELGGDYFLRDNLSLGISVAHLRVGWRNNWTANIKLSICLL; from the coding sequence ATGCAGATGAGAACATTTCGTGTCGTTGCGATCGTTTCGCTGATCTTTTCTTCTTGGATGACGCTTACGGCGCAAAAGAATAGTTGGTGGGTGGGTGCCCATGCCGGACGCGAGTACTTCAACAACACAAGTGAGGATATGAAGAAAGGATGGAATACCGGAGTAGTCCTGCGCTACTATTTCTCCGATCGAATATATTCTTTGGCTACAGTCAATTATGGATTCACTTCTTCTTTATCCCCTTCCGGCTATTTCGATGAGCTTGGTAACAGTCCCGATGCGCGCTTCAGACGCCATAGTATTTTGCCGGCAGTGGGATTGGGGTATGAATTTCTCCAAGGCGATTTTTATTCCTGTTATGCTCAAGGCGGTGTCGGATACGGAATGGAATACAACTCAGTATCCTATCCACAGGAGTATGATGTTTCTGTAAAGCGTTTTGGCTGGTTGGCAGAGTTGGGCGGCGATTATTTCCTTCGCGACAATTTGTCACTTGGTATCTCTGTTGCACACCTGCGAGTAGGATGGAGAAACAATTGGACGGCCAACATTAAGTTGTCGATTTGTCTTCTTTAG